Proteins encoded within one genomic window of Fibrobacter sp. UWB16:
- the thiL gene encoding thiamine-phosphate kinase, producing the protein MKNESPVHRSWLNAGDDCAIFDGWLATKDLSVENTHFRLDWSSPEQAVEKHIVSNVSDVSSMGGLPKIALFGLCVNKNWSEETRNRIAKAVAQGFERRGITLIGGDTVVGDVGMFSTTLLGTTDGKISLLRSAAKPGDHVFVAGTLGKSDAGLWILMNHPEEAKRFPRLVEYHLAPKICEDAGAQLVKQGVRGACMDISDGLSSEVNHLALSSGVSIEIDEQKLPIDPDVLEMCEYFGLSPLHFALNGGEEYELLFTSNLTKSIYLEGVSPNGTVHDIGLVSCGSGVCLKRQDGVKALLNAQAWSHL; encoded by the coding sequence TTGAAGAACGAGTCGCCGGTACACCGCAGCTGGCTCAATGCAGGGGATGACTGCGCCATCTTTGATGGCTGGCTTGCGACCAAGGACCTCTCGGTCGAGAACACGCACTTTCGCTTGGATTGGTCGAGTCCTGAACAGGCGGTCGAGAAGCACATTGTGTCCAACGTCTCGGATGTGTCTTCCATGGGCGGTCTGCCCAAGATTGCGTTGTTCGGACTTTGCGTGAACAAAAACTGGAGCGAAGAAACTCGAAACAGAATTGCAAAAGCGGTTGCGCAAGGCTTTGAGAGAAGAGGAATTACGCTGATTGGTGGAGATACGGTTGTAGGCGATGTCGGGATGTTTTCGACAACTCTCCTCGGCACGACCGATGGTAAAATTTCACTCCTCCGCAGTGCGGCAAAACCGGGGGACCATGTTTTTGTGGCGGGCACGCTCGGCAAATCTGATGCCGGACTTTGGATTTTGATGAACCACCCCGAAGAGGCTAAACGCTTCCCGCGGCTGGTGGAATACCACCTTGCACCCAAAATTTGCGAGGATGCGGGGGCTCAACTGGTGAAACAGGGGGTGCGTGGCGCCTGCATGGACATTAGCGATGGCCTTAGTTCCGAAGTAAACCACCTTGCGCTCTCGTCTGGCGTTTCTATCGAAATTGACGAGCAAAAACTGCCTATTGACCCCGATGTTTTGGAAATGTGCGAGTATTTTGGGCTTTCCCCCCTCCATTTTGCACTAAATGGTGGCGAAGAATACGAACTTCTGTTCACTTCTAATCTTACAAAAAGTATATATTTAGAAGGAGTGTCCCCAAATGGGACTGTCCACGATATCGGATTGGTATCTTGTGGTAGTGGTGTTTGTTTGAAAAGGCAAGATGGAGTTAAGGCGCTCCTGAATGCCCAGGCGTGGTCGCATCTATGA
- a CDS encoding GspE/PulE family protein, which produces MKDSNSLGQLLVRVNLINEDQLKYAEDEVKYQAQLGKKVTLVQILVKAGMVKQEQLTDILGVQMQSVTKKRIGEMLLDQGFITQDQLNEALEKQKTSGGKRLGRVLVDLKFIDEKKLTDILCCQFEVPFVKLDAIKLDEKVYEYITEEQCKAHKIVPLYVTKDSRQALVVAMADPTNVRLRDSIKFKVKKNVDVVMASEQDIKKTIDILFAGHGPAEESLAELIGSSNDDELETVERGSGNSDEPELTDEEGRQVVKIVTTLIHEAIARHASDIHLEPQETFLKLRYRIDGDLQVMSPIPARLMPQILSRIKLLSKMDIAEKRKPLDGRFTVRYKGSEVDLRVSSFPISLRKRGVCEKIVMRILDPNSGQFPLKEMGFDARVLKQFIDAINAPNGIVLVTGPTGSGKSTTLYASIREILDSTINISTMEDPVELNIDGVNQGQINNAAGFTFAAGIRALLRQDPDVIMIGEMRDQETSTMAIEAALTGHLVFSTLHTNDAAGAFPRLLEMGLEPFLVSTAIKGVLAQRLVRRICKNCKEPVEISQELRDELHLSPDMQFYHGRGCEKCDGSGFKGRCGIYEFLVPNEAVRNLVIKRASGDEIKREAIKSCEMITLRMDGINKALQGLTTLEQAIGASTADE; this is translated from the coding sequence ATGAAAGATTCAAATAGTTTAGGGCAGTTGCTGGTTCGTGTTAACCTGATTAACGAAGACCAGTTGAAGTACGCCGAAGATGAAGTTAAGTATCAGGCTCAGTTGGGCAAGAAGGTGACTCTTGTCCAGATTCTTGTAAAGGCCGGTATGGTCAAGCAAGAACAGCTGACGGATATTCTTGGTGTCCAGATGCAGAGTGTCACCAAGAAACGTATTGGTGAAATGCTTTTGGACCAGGGCTTCATTACCCAGGACCAGTTGAACGAAGCTCTTGAAAAGCAGAAAACGTCGGGCGGTAAGCGCTTAGGGCGCGTGCTCGTCGATCTTAAGTTTATTGACGAAAAGAAACTTACGGATATTCTCTGCTGCCAGTTCGAAGTGCCTTTTGTAAAGCTTGATGCCATCAAGCTTGATGAAAAAGTTTACGAGTACATTACTGAAGAACAGTGCAAAGCGCACAAGATTGTTCCGCTGTATGTGACGAAGGATTCTCGCCAGGCCCTTGTGGTTGCCATGGCGGACCCGACAAATGTGCGCCTCAGGGACTCTATCAAGTTTAAGGTCAAGAAAAACGTCGATGTGGTCATGGCGTCTGAACAGGACATCAAGAAGACTATCGACATCCTCTTTGCAGGCCATGGTCCCGCCGAAGAATCCCTTGCAGAACTTATCGGTTCTTCTAACGACGATGAACTTGAAACTGTCGAACGCGGAAGTGGCAATAGCGATGAACCGGAATTGACCGACGAAGAAGGCCGCCAGGTCGTGAAGATTGTGACGACCTTGATCCATGAAGCTATTGCCCGTCATGCATCCGATATTCACCTTGAACCGCAAGAGACCTTCCTCAAGTTGCGCTACCGTATTGACGGTGACTTGCAGGTGATGTCTCCGATTCCGGCACGACTCATGCCGCAGATCCTTTCGCGTATCAAGCTCTTGTCCAAGATGGACATCGCAGAAAAGCGTAAGCCGTTGGACGGCCGTTTCACGGTGCGTTACAAGGGATCCGAAGTTGACCTTCGTGTGAGCTCGTTCCCGATTTCTTTGCGTAAGCGCGGCGTCTGCGAAAAGATCGTTATGCGTATTTTGGACCCGAATTCGGGTCAGTTCCCGCTTAAGGAAATGGGCTTTGACGCCCGCGTGCTCAAGCAGTTTATCGATGCGATTAATGCCCCGAACGGCATTGTGCTCGTTACTGGTCCGACGGGTTCCGGTAAGTCTACCACGCTTTACGCTTCTATTCGAGAAATTTTGGATTCCACGATCAACATCTCGACGATGGAAGACCCGGTGGAATTGAATATTGACGGCGTGAACCAGGGCCAGATTAACAATGCCGCAGGCTTTACCTTTGCGGCGGGCATTCGTGCCTTGCTCCGTCAGGACCCGGACGTGATCATGATCGGTGAAATGCGTGACCAAGAAACCTCGACAATGGCTATCGAAGCTGCTTTGACGGGTCACTTGGTCTTCAGTACGCTCCATACGAACGACGCTGCCGGTGCATTCCCTCGTTTGCTCGAAATGGGACTGGAACCGTTCCTTGTGTCTACTGCAATTAAGGGAGTCTTGGCCCAGCGACTTGTGCGCCGCATTTGCAAGAACTGCAAGGAACCGGTCGAAATCTCGCAGGAACTTCGCGATGAACTCCACCTCTCGCCGGACATGCAGTTCTATCATGGCCGCGGTTGTGAAAAGTGCGATGGTTCGGGCTTCAAGGGCCGTTGCGGTATTTACGAGTTCCTCGTGCCGAACGAAGCTGTGCGTAATCTCGTGATCAAGCGCGCTTCCGGTGACGAAATCAAGCGCGAGGCCATCAAGTCTTGCGAAATGATTACGCTCCGTATGGATGGCATCAACAAGGCTCTCCAGGGTCTGACGACTTTGGAACAGGCCATTGGCGCTTCCACCGCCGACGAATAA
- a CDS encoding ATP-dependent helicase — protein MDDFVECNVVDDSVLDKELNPEQAAAAKKINGPMLILAGAGSGKTRCITYKIAHLVSYHKIDSNRVLAVTFTNKAAREMKDRIQKLLNCRKPFTWMGTFHSVCLKLLKLCLAKESVIKALGGKWFDANFSIYDDDDQKRILKEILKDDLGDDYDVNELKKVHSAISRFKNTVLYKNDKAVLQTPDVAALNAEFADEERKARYYAAYQKKLAESNAMDFDDLLFNTVRMLQMVPNLAEQLRQRFQYVVVDEYQDTNDVQYELLKLLINKDTKNVTVVGDDDQSIYGWRGANIKIIRNFHRDFAPVTIVKLERNYRSTANIVKGAGSVIAHNVRPAEMQKNVFSKEEAGELIHVRYFEDDRAEASNIAKTVAQAGPDFYAKTAIFYRTNAQSRVLEKALNDLRIPSVIFGGTRFWDRKEIKDVLAYLRVLANEKDDAAYLRVINTPPRAIGKTTVEGVLAKVKAGEGSFWDNLLAEANGTGRGAPKLKVFTDLVTNWKNMMASGEYPLPILAEHIINDTGYKDFLRKEDEVTADERIANLDEMINAIREFDEEHPGATLDAFLQDISLLTDGDKKVDTSKGLVTLMTIHMAKGLEFNTVHLAGCDDEIFPLVRGTSMLSMAEINEQMEEERRLFYVGCTRAEKKLYLYHAERRFFQGNIRPFAPSRFLKELDPSVVDFTPCLNTRPSVPDFVGNTRSKPSYGSYGSSNYGSRPSYGNSGSGNSYGNSYGNRSFGGNSYGGGSRGGYGNGSGNSYGGGSYGSYGSRPAPVPQSIKKNDKHIVYRNPVKVVKAPAPSGPTIEYDNPYHEGARVRHSRYGTGVIMKAYGSGDNARVDVRFDRENMNRTIILKYATLEVIG, from the coding sequence ATGGACGATTTTGTAGAATGCAATGTTGTTGATGATAGTGTTTTAGATAAAGAGTTGAACCCGGAACAGGCCGCTGCCGCGAAGAAAATCAACGGTCCGATGTTGATTTTGGCCGGTGCAGGTTCTGGAAAGACGCGTTGCATTACTTACAAGATTGCTCACTTGGTTTCGTACCACAAGATTGATTCCAATCGCGTGCTGGCAGTGACTTTTACGAACAAGGCCGCCCGCGAAATGAAGGACCGTATCCAGAAGCTTTTGAATTGCCGTAAGCCGTTCACGTGGATGGGAACGTTCCACTCTGTTTGTCTTAAGCTTTTGAAACTCTGCTTGGCCAAGGAGTCCGTGATCAAGGCGCTTGGCGGCAAGTGGTTTGATGCAAACTTCTCCATTTACGATGATGATGACCAGAAGCGCATCCTCAAGGAAATCTTGAAGGACGATCTTGGCGACGATTATGACGTGAATGAATTGAAGAAGGTTCATAGCGCTATTTCTCGTTTCAAGAATACGGTCTTGTACAAGAACGACAAGGCGGTTTTGCAGACGCCGGATGTGGCTGCTTTGAACGCTGAATTTGCTGATGAAGAACGCAAGGCTCGTTATTACGCCGCTTACCAGAAAAAGCTTGCGGAATCGAACGCGATGGACTTCGACGACTTGCTGTTCAATACGGTTCGCATGTTGCAGATGGTGCCGAATTTGGCGGAACAGCTGAGACAGCGTTTCCAGTACGTTGTCGTGGACGAATACCAGGATACGAACGACGTTCAGTATGAACTTTTGAAGTTGCTCATCAACAAGGATACGAAAAACGTAACGGTGGTGGGCGATGACGACCAGAGTATTTACGGCTGGCGTGGCGCAAACATCAAGATTATCCGTAACTTTCACCGCGATTTTGCTCCGGTGACGATTGTAAAGCTCGAACGCAATTACCGCTCAACAGCAAACATTGTGAAAGGCGCTGGTTCCGTGATTGCGCATAACGTCCGCCCTGCCGAAATGCAGAAAAACGTGTTCTCCAAGGAGGAAGCGGGCGAGCTTATTCACGTGCGCTATTTTGAAGATGACCGTGCCGAAGCTTCGAACATTGCAAAGACTGTGGCGCAGGCGGGCCCTGATTTTTATGCCAAGACTGCAATTTTCTACCGCACGAACGCGCAGTCCCGCGTACTTGAAAAGGCGCTCAACGATTTGCGCATTCCGTCGGTGATTTTTGGCGGTACAAGATTCTGGGACCGCAAGGAAATCAAGGATGTGCTTGCTTACTTGCGCGTGCTCGCCAACGAAAAAGACGATGCAGCCTACTTGCGCGTGATTAACACTCCGCCGCGTGCCATCGGCAAGACGACAGTCGAAGGCGTACTCGCCAAGGTGAAAGCGGGCGAGGGGTCGTTCTGGGACAATTTATTGGCCGAGGCGAACGGCACGGGGCGCGGCGCTCCGAAGCTCAAGGTGTTTACGGACCTTGTGACGAACTGGAAGAACATGATGGCTTCTGGTGAGTATCCGCTTCCGATTCTTGCTGAACATATCATCAACGATACGGGCTATAAGGACTTCTTGCGCAAGGAAGACGAAGTCACGGCTGATGAACGCATTGCGAACTTGGACGAAATGATTAACGCTATCCGTGAATTTGACGAAGAACATCCGGGCGCAACTCTCGATGCTTTCTTGCAGGATATTTCGCTTTTGACGGATGGCGACAAGAAAGTCGATACATCGAAGGGCCTCGTGACGCTCATGACGATTCACATGGCGAAGGGCTTGGAATTCAATACGGTTCATCTGGCGGGTTGCGATGATGAAATCTTCCCGCTCGTGCGTGGAACTTCTATGCTCTCGATGGCAGAAATCAACGAGCAGATGGAAGAAGAACGCCGCCTGTTCTATGTGGGCTGCACCCGTGCTGAAAAGAAACTTTATCTGTACCATGCGGAACGCAGGTTCTTCCAGGGGAACATCCGTCCGTTTGCGCCGTCGCGCTTTCTTAAGGAATTGGATCCGTCCGTTGTCGACTTTACGCCGTGCTTGAATACGCGTCCGTCTGTTCCTGATTTTGTCGGCAATACGCGCTCCAAGCCGTCATACGGTTCGTACGGCTCGTCGAACTATGGCTCTCGTCCGTCTTATGGCAATTCGGGCTCGGGCAATTCCTATGGAAATTCTTATGGCAATCGCTCGTTTGGCGGAAATTCGTATGGCGGAGGTTCTCGTGGCGGTTATGGGAACGGTTCCGGCAACTCGTACGGTGGCGGTTCTTACGGCTCGTATGGCTCTCGTCCGGCGCCTGTGCCACAATCCATCAAGAAGAACGATAAGCATATTGTCTACCGCAATCCGGTGAAGGTTGTGAAGGCGCCTGCTCCGTCTGGTCCGACAATCGAGTACGATAATCCGTACCACGAGGGCGCACGCGTTCGCCATTCTAGGTATGGAACGGGCGTGATTATGAAGGCTTACGGCAGTGGCGACAATGCTCGCGTCGATGTGCGCTTCGACCGCGAGAACATGAACCGCACCATCATCCTCAAATACGCCACATTGGAAGTGATTGGGTGA